A single region of the Microcella sp. genome encodes:
- a CDS encoding CrcB family protein, which yields MTPLVLLAVAVGGALGAVLRQLTSVALAGRGRIPWGVAVVNVVGSFIAGAALGLPLDPTVQLIIFSGLCGGLTTFSSLAVETVQLVLDGKHRAAIASVTLNFMVGVPAALLGFVLGALVVA from the coding sequence GTGACCCCCCTCGTGCTGCTCGCCGTCGCCGTGGGCGGAGCCCTCGGCGCCGTGCTGCGTCAACTCACCTCGGTGGCCCTCGCGGGCCGAGGCCGCATTCCGTGGGGCGTGGCCGTGGTCAACGTCGTCGGCTCGTTCATCGCGGGAGCCGCGCTCGGCCTGCCCCTCGACCCCACCGTGCAACTCATCATCTTCAGCGGCCTGTGCGGAGGCCTCACCACCTTCAGCTCGCTCGCCGTCGAGACCGTGCAGCTCGTCCTCGACGGCAAGCACCGCGCCGCAATCGCGAGCGTCACGCTCAACTTCATGGTCGGCGTGCCCGCCGCCCTGCTCGGGTTCGTGCTCGGCGCGCTCGTCGTCGCGTAG
- a CDS encoding CrcB family protein: protein MTAPASLKAGASPLDLLAVFAGGLVGTTLRVLVDLALPHGLRAFALSTLLVNVVGAFVLGLLVAALWQRVPGWARVGLGPGILGTFTTFSALAYSIVALTQDGDALGAVLSIVLSLGLGMLSAWAGLVLGARLGHRQPPDLDEAET from the coding sequence GTGACAGCACCGGCGAGCTTGAAGGCGGGCGCGAGCCCTCTCGACCTGCTCGCGGTCTTCGCCGGTGGCCTCGTCGGCACCACCCTGCGCGTGCTCGTCGACCTGGCCCTGCCGCACGGCCTGCGGGCTTTCGCCCTCAGCACCCTGCTCGTCAACGTGGTCGGAGCCTTCGTGCTCGGGCTGCTCGTCGCCGCACTCTGGCAGCGCGTGCCGGGGTGGGCCCGCGTGGGGCTCGGCCCGGGCATCCTGGGCACCTTCACCACCTTCTCGGCGCTCGCCTATTCGATCGTCGCCCTCACGCAAGACGGCGACGCGCTGGGGGCCGTGCTGTCGATCGTGCTGAGCCTCGGGCTCGGGATGCTCTCCGCCTGGGCAGGCCTCGTGCTCGGTGCCCGGCTGGGGCATCGACAGCCGCCCGACCTGGACGAGGCCGAGACGTGA